In Acomys russatus chromosome 13, mAcoRus1.1, whole genome shotgun sequence, the genomic stretch gtggagttggttctctccttccatctttatgtggcttctggtgATCAAATTTGGGTTGTCAGGCTTCTGCGGCAAGTACTGAGCTGGCCACTAACCTGCATCCACTAATGACTAATACCTTAGTCCACTTTTcagaaaattttgttattttaaaaactcacaagGTTCCACTCCTAGCTGAGGCGGTACTGgcatttcttccccccccccccaagacagggtctctctgtgtagctttggctgtcctagactcactttgtagaccaggctggcctcgaacttacagtgatctgcctgcctctgcctcccaagtgctgggagtaaaggcgtgcgccacccagcATAGCCAgtactctttaactgctgagccatctctatagccccaagttaatatacattttaaggaGTTTTCTACTCCAAAACATAGATTGCACTTGGCATTCAACTCATCAAATGACAACCAAAAAGGCATAAAGGTGCTTGGTGATACACTCCCTTGGAAACTTCCTTTTACATTACTGTAAAGTGTAATACGACGTAACCTCCTAACACCACTCCACCCCCCAGGGCTGTCCCCAAAACTTCAAATTCCAAGAATATCACTTAGTCATAGGGCTCCCACCAGTGTTGACTGAACCAAAGAGCTGTTGAAGGACTTGAGAGCCCTTGAGGTATTATTCCTCACCTGGAACCTTTCCAGCTCGCTGGTGACCAAGGCCTGGGCTTGAGCCAGAGGGGCATGGCAGCGCTCGATGCACTGGTGCACCTGCTGCATAGACGCGTGGCTGTCCTCACAGCAGCTGGCACTGCACCGGAACATGAGGCCCTGGGGAGCAAGGGCAGAGCCTGGTTAGACTGGAAAGACTCCAAGGATTTGGAGGCCATGTTTCCCACCTGTGTGTTGCTCACCACCCATTGCTTCACTTTCCCCGCGAATATTATCATGACTTTATAAGGCTCGGGCTACCTTGCCTAGAATTTGTGTGCTGGATGTTCTTGGGGGAGCGCTTGCCTAGTTCTAAGATAGCCCTGTGTCCCATCCTGTACCGCATAAACGCCAGGGTGGTGGCACAGCAcaagaaagcaggaagagcaagGGTTGGAAGCCACCCTGGGttgaatgagaccctgtctgttgCTACTAGCTCACTGGTATATAAACGCACCCAAGACTGGACGGGAAGAAACCACGTTCTGAAAACCAGGTATCTGCAGCAGagttcagaggtcagcctggttagTCAATGCCCCCTATGAGCCAACACAGAGAGGGCGATTGGAAGGGCAGCATGGTAAGGGAGGCGGGGCCCCCGCCCGCGGGCCTGAATTCAGGGTTTGTGACAAATCAATTAGCGCAGGACAGCCAGAAGGGATTCGACCTGGTGGTTCtcctgggctgggccctcccggCCTCGCGCCGGATCACCTTAGGCGCGGCCGAACACACGTAACCCAGGCCAGGCAGGAGGAAACGGCCCCGCGTGAGGCCCGGGGCCCGAACGTCACCGCCCCACCTCCGCCCGAGCTTTCCAATCCCGCCTGGGCGCCGGGCCCCGCCGCTACCTGCATCttccgaatgttctctttctccacactTTTCACCATGGCGTCCACAGCCTCCTGCACGCGGAGTTGCTGCACCTCAGCCATGGCGACCATGAGCAGCGCCCGCGCGCACCCGCTGCGCCCCTCCCCTAGCCACGCCCCCAGATATTGAGCCCCGCCCCTTCACTGAGAACCGAACCCCCCCGGCATGCTACTGGGTACCTTGCCCCGCCCCTTGGGCTCAGTTCGCATTCCCTTTCCCGGACCCTCATCGCCTCCTGGCGTTCAAATTTAGCAACTGCAGGCATGAGAGAACGTGCACGCCGCCGCTGCTTCTGTGGAGTCAGCCTGAGGTGGCCAGAGATCTCTCTGCTCGGCTGCCTTCTTCCACTCTTTCGCTCTCTGCCTCtcatccaattaaaaaattaaaaaaagaaagaaaaaaaaaaaggcgaatGTAATCAGCCGCTCCTGGGTGTACAGTTTGATcagttaatattttgttttgccttggttcttttttgttgctgagtAGAATTTCATTGAATGTACATATCGCAATTTCTTTACTCAATTCCCCAGTTGTTGACAAATTACTAGCTACTGGGAGGAAAGGGCACAGTACTCTGGTTTTTCTCAAGAGCAGTGTGGGAGTATGGAGGGCTGTAGATACCGAGACCGTAGAGTAGCAGCGAGCTGTTTCTGAACTCTGTCAGCCATGTGCCCTCATGCTCCTATTTCTATTGTCTTATGTAGCCATCCGTGAAACACACGTGGCCGCTGTTAACCTACGAGTCGGGCGCAGGGGCGAGCATCCCTGGGTTGGGAAGGTGGCAGATGCCGCAGCGTTGGGCTGTATGTAGGTGGTCCCAGTGGAGAGAAAGACGGGAGAGTTCGTGTGTTTCAGGAGATCTTTCCCGTAGGCGACAGGCTTGCATTGAATCGCTGGAGTGAACTAGAAGGCCCTTGCCTGGCActcaagaggaagaagagaatgcCAGGCAGGCACGGGAACCTGCAGTGGACAAAATAGGGAAAAAGATTGAAGCTTTGTGGAAATCGCCTTTGTGGAGCAGGAAAAGAGATTGCGGGAGACTTTAGGCTCTTCCTGCGGTTGGCCACTAGATGGCAGGCTAACTCTGGCTTGAGGGCAGGAAAAGCCCCAAAAGAGCCATCGCCCTTTGAGGAAAGCTGTGCTCCTCCGTAGCTGAGCTCTCCCTCTCCTTAATACCAAGGTTGGGTGCGGGAGATGTTCACTCCTTCAATCCAGGCTTACAGGGGGTCTTCCAGGAGTAGGGCAATGGCCGCGGTTACCCAATAGACCAGGTGCTTTGCAAGTACTTGGCACCGGGGCTAAAGTGGGCTcttcactgtctttttttttctcccactgtgCAGACAATCTaggcagagggaggtgaaggCTCTGGAACATTTAAATCCTAGCGAGGCGAAACACCTCACCCAGCGTCTCTGACACCAAAGACTTTCAACCGGACCTCAGTGGGACTAACAGCATCAATGCAGAAGCTGCTGCTAATACTCTGTGACACATTTCAGAAATAAAGGGGGAAGTGAGAAGTGTTAGACTACGCTGTTGCTGTAAAGAACTTTCTATGGGATCTGCAACCATGAAGCCAGTCTCAAGAGAGACTTCTTTCCACAGGCCAGCGTCAGCGAGGCTATTTCTCTGGAGACTCTCTCTGAAGAGGCTTTCCTCTGCCCGACCCCTTCCTCTCatgtcagctctctctctctctctctctctctctctctctctctctctctctctctctctctctctctctctctgtctctgtgtctctgtctgtctgtctgtctctctctctctctctctgcgttcTCTGgattgtcctagacttgctttgtagaccaggctggcctcgaactcacagtgatccacctacctctgcctcccgagtggtgaaggcctgcaccaccgtgcccagctcttcccttcctctcttattctcctttaaaatgcttgtttcagcgtgtgtgtgtgtgtgtgtgtgtgtgtgtgtgtgtatgtgtgcgcgcccctgagtatgtatatgtgcaccacatgcatgcaagagCTCATGGATGCCCGAAGAGGGTGTCAGTTCCCCTGGTACTGGTGTTATAAGTGTCTGTGaaccacagtgtgggtgctgggaattgaacctgggtccattCTGCAAGAGTAGagagtgctcttagccactaagccactTTCCAGCCTCATCTTATTCTCAGTCATAATAAAGctcctttctaatttttatttttgtttatttttttttagtatttatttatttatttccttgagacagggtctcactatgtggcagccctggctgtcctggaactcactctgtagaccaagctggccttgaactcacagagatctgcctgcatctgcctcctgagggctgggatcaaaggcatgcaccaccccagCCCTAGAGTTCtccaggttttattttattttattttagagtatatgaggcttattaaatgagcatgggggagaagataagggagaggggtaccccagagacagagagagacagagacagagacataagaagagaggggaagagtgaGAGCTCTTCCCCTGGTTTAAAGGGAAGCCTTTTCCGTCTCTTCTTGGGGTCAGTCCTGTGGTCTCTATTCCCTCCCATGTATCCAGTGACTGTCCggaaaatggaaaaggaatgaAATTAGAATACAAATACCAAGATTTGAGCAAGTCCTAGGGTAGGGAGGGGGGAATTGTCAACAGAAGCCTGTGTTAGGTTCACTACTCCAGGGAAGGGGCCGACATACCTTTAGAATCCCAAGAAGATGAGCAGGCTTCAGAGGGGTAATGGCTGTGTGCTGCATCTTAAAACAGAGGAGCTCAGGCAGCCCCAAGGCATTCCAAgatctctgtgtggtgtgtgaggtCTCTGGTTCCCAAGGCTTCGAGTAACCAGTGCTATAGGAATCAAAGCAGAACAGATAGATCATGGTGGGGCGGGAAGCACTGAGTTAGTACATCATGCACAGTAAGCCTGGAACAGCTGGTTtgtgaaagagtttatttcaagggtgtgtgtgtgtatgtgtgtgtgtgtgtacatatgtgacaGTTATGCACAGTTGTAAATGTGaattatctctttctttttatggtattttgtgtgtatacatacatgagcatgcatgcataGATGTGGGTCTTATGCatgcttggaggccagaagaggatgttagatcacttggaactggagttagggacaTTTTTGAGTCACTGTGTGCATTCTGGGAACTAAACAGTGTCCTGTCCAAGAGTGAGCAGCCActtcctaaaacaaaaaaaaatttttaattttttaatttttttattttcgagatagggtttctctgtgtagccttggccatcttggactcactttgtagaccaggctggcctcgaactcacagcaatccgcctgcctctgcctcctgcgtgctgggattaaaggcgtgcgccaccacgcctggccaaaaaaattttttaaaaattaattttaagtgtgtgtgtgtataggtgcctgcagaagccagaagagggtgttggatcctccgaaggtggagttagaggtggctgtgagctggccAGTGtaggtactgagaactgaactcaggtcctctgtgagagcagtgcctcacaccatctctctagccccagattACGCTCTTTCTCTACAAATCCCATTTTAGGCTGAGCATCACACGGCTCTCCTctgtgttctcagcctctgaggatGCAGCCTCCAGTGATGGAGGAGCCACCCTTGGCCCTTGGTCCTTCTGTAAAGTGTGCGCGGTCTGAGTCATGCTTAGGTGTGGTGGCGGCTGTGAGTTTGTGTCTGTGAGGAACAAGGTAAACAGTTATTACTGTTGCTGcaaattttgtgtttctttctctcactctcctaTTAGTGTGGCTGTCACAGCAAAAACAACGATGGTCTGGATAACAGTTTGTCCAGCCAGCTGTGGCCAGCATATGAGCTACTAGacttgttgctgtgaccaaaaaaacaaaacaaaacaaaacaaaaaaaaacctgacaagaAGGGAATTAAGAGAGGCtgggagatgatggctcagcaggtaggagcaCTGGTTGCCCTTGCACAGAACCCAAGGTCCAGTCCCAGTCTCCACATgtggctaacaactgtctgtaattcagTTCAGAGTGACCCAAtttcctcttccggcctctgcagaCTGGGAAGACTTAGCCCATCGTACCTGCTCCTCGCTGCAGGAAGGTCTGTCTGCAGAACTCTGGCGGGAGTCTTTGCCGCAGTGCTGACCTTGGCCTTCCTCTGTCTGGACTTCATCACCAGCTCTCTATGGTTACCATCCGCTTTATTCCCATAAGGTCTATCAAAGGGGCTGAAAGCCCTTTGCTAATTGAGAAATATACCTTGAGCCAGCCTCGGAAGtgttggagggaaggagagacggATTCCGGGGCTGTGTTGGACAGCAGTCTGCTACCATAACCGAGTACCCACGCTTATCAACTCAGAAGGGAGGAAAGCTTTTCTTTGGCCCAAGGACTTGGTGGTTTCAGTCCAAGGCCAGTTGCCTGTTGCTTTTGGCCCTGTGGGAGGCAGCACATGGTGGGTGACAAAGTGCTTGGCTGGAAAACAGAACGGGGGAGCTGGAGGACACTTAACTTCTTCCCACTGGggtccacctcttaaaggtccccCATCTCCTGGCAGTGCCACAGACTGGGGGCTTTGGAGGACATGGGTCCGAACCATAACAGGGCTCTTCTGAGGACCGGATGGATGTGGTGGGGTGTTGGAGGACACAAAGGCCCTTGCTTCCACAGATcactagggaaaccaggaatgtaAAACCCACAGTGGCGcaggccagtggtggcacacgcctttaatcccagcacttgggaggcagaggcaggaggatcgatgtgagttcgaggctagcctggtctacaaagtgagtccaggacagtcaaggcgacacagagaaaccttgtctcaaaaaacaagcaaacaaacaaacaaacaaaaacaaaacccaccatggCCTTTTCTCAATGGAGGAGAGCAGGCTGTGTCATTTGTCCAGGCTCTGTGTGAGCATCTGGGGCTGGGCCTGTGAAGGCCGCAGCTGGAGCTGTTTGCAGTCTTTAATTGGCTGTTGGCAATCTGTGGGAACAGACAGATACATGGTAGGGACAGGAGGTAAAGTTAAGGAGTTTGGGGAGAAAACTTTTCCTTACCTGTACACTTGGAACTTAGGCCCGTGGTCCTGATAGCTGGGGGAGGGAGCCTCAAGaccaggaaaaaggaagagatctCCCCTTAGGAACAGGCTGTGGGGGAACAGGTTGTTGATTGTTTGGCAGCACTTAGCTGGAGTCCCTGTGACCTGGGAGAGGTAGATTTGAGTACCGAaacccacacaggagagaaggcaGTAGACTCACACACCTTTGTGTCCTAGTGACGCTTAGAAAACGGCTTTGGGTTAAAAGCATGGCAATTCTTTAGCATGATTAAACGCCACCAACCACAGAGGAGCCTTGGGTGACTTGACTGTCCGGGTAGCTGGTAagcctctgtcatttcttttttattattattttttaagttttaagttttaggtttttcgagacaaggtttctctgtgctattctggactcacttttgtagaccaggctggcctcaaactcacagcaatccgcctgcctctgcctcccaagtgctggggttaaaaggcCAACCtggagttcaacgccagcctggactgtagagctagttccaggacagccagagcggttacacagagaaaccctgtctcaaaaaacaaaaataaaacaaacaaacaaacaaaaaaagacttgaaaGTTCAGAGTCTTGCCATTAATCCACAGAGTTCTGATAACATCATAGTCACAAGCTcagaattttaaatttcctttcattgtctaagaatagacttaaaaatgtttctcaaaagcagggtggtgatggcacatgcctttaatcccagcacttgagaggcaaaggtgagcagatctctgtgagctcaaggctagcctggtctacagagcctccaggatagccagagctacataagaaaccttgtctctaaaaaccataaaccaaaccaaaccaaaccaaacaaaccccccaaaaaacaaacaaacaaacaaaaaaacaaacaaaacttctcaaaaaataaaaaataagctcttccagaggtcctgagttcaattcccagcaaccacatggtggctcacaaccatctgtaatgtgatctgatgcccttttctggtgtgcaggtgtacatgcagatacaacactgtataataaataaataaatcttaaaaaaaaaaaaaaaagaataaatgcttctctgggccaggcgtggtggtgcacgcctttaatcccagcacttgggaagcagaggcaggtggattgctgtgagttcgaggccgcctggtgtacaaagcgagtccaggacaaccaaggctaacacagagagaccctatcttgaaaaaccaaaaaaaaaaaaaaaagaataaatgcttCTCGTTGTGctaaatttatatatttccaaTCTCCTTAGGGAGACTGGGTGAAAAGGTTCAAAGGGACATAGTGTATtctgaacagccaaggctgtctgggAGAAAGGGGGCTTATGAGCTGGGTGGGGCTGCTGAACCAGGACTGAGGGAGCCTAGTGGCCAACATTGGCCTTCACAGGTAAATAGGCAGCACAGTATATGTTAATGAAGCGGCCCAAGTTCCACCTGCCAGAGACAAAGAGAACGGCTCCCGCGTTAGCAAGCAGGAACTTTGTTCAAGCCTTTGAGGGAATGGGGGCTTTTGTCTAAATGTCTCATCCCGGAGAAAGGTCTTTCTTGGGGGACCAGAAACACCATTATAGAATATtgcagtctttctgtctcctggGGTGGCCATCCCTGCTAGTAGGATTTGAGCCATAAAATATTGGCTacagctaggcggtggtggcgcacgcctttaattccagcactcgggaggcggaggcaagcagatctctgtgagttcgaggccagcctggtctacaaagtgagtccaggacagccaaggctacacaagagagaccctgttttgaaaaacaaaacaaaacaaaaaaatatccatAGATGAAGGGCGTAGAGTCACACCACAG encodes the following:
- the Fam136a gene encoding protein FAM136A, coding for MVAMAEVQQLRVQEAVDAMVKSVEKENIRKMQGLMFRCSASCCEDSHASMQQVHQCIERCHAPLAQAQALVTSELERFQDRLARCTMHCNDKAKDSIDAGNKELQVKRQLDSCVAKCVDDHMHLIPTMTKKMKESLSSIGK